Proteins from one Arthrobacter sp. DNA4 genomic window:
- a CDS encoding protein tyrosine phosphatase — MSVFTVLATSKVAAGVLAAGTLAVGGTGAAAVSGVLPAQAQQTAHELFGAPAPKLAAEAAADAQATPAPSATAAVIDAVKSADATAEATAKASASAEASDEKAGADATGSATANTAVDAAGPAALGLCTAFTHGGLDASSKAFSSLSIAAQGEANIKSYCTDVVAKADAAAKASAGTKGSVSVDAAKPEIPAVPSAPAVPAVPAVPGVDGANTVPAVPAVPAVGGNTIHTPSVSAR, encoded by the coding sequence ATGTCTGTGTTCACCGTTCTCGCCACCAGCAAAGTCGCCGCCGGAGTCCTGGCCGCCGGAACCCTGGCAGTAGGAGGAACCGGTGCCGCCGCCGTCTCCGGTGTCCTTCCCGCCCAGGCCCAGCAGACCGCCCACGAACTTTTCGGTGCACCCGCCCCCAAGCTCGCCGCCGAAGCAGCGGCTGACGCGCAGGCCACCCCTGCCCCCTCCGCCACCGCTGCAGTCATCGACGCCGTGAAGAGCGCCGACGCCACCGCAGAGGCCACAGCCAAGGCTTCCGCGTCCGCTGAGGCATCTGACGAAAAGGCCGGCGCCGACGCAACCGGGTCCGCCACGGCCAACACCGCCGTTGATGCAGCCGGTCCCGCCGCCCTGGGCCTGTGCACCGCCTTCACCCACGGCGGCCTGGACGCTTCCTCCAAGGCGTTCTCCTCGCTGTCCATCGCGGCACAGGGTGAGGCGAACATCAAGAGCTACTGCACCGACGTCGTGGCCAAGGCCGACGCCGCAGCCAAGGCCAGTGCCGGAACCAAGGGTTCCGTGTCCGTTGACGCCGCAAAGCCGGAGATCCCCGCCGTTCCGTCCGCTCCTGCAGTGCCCGCCGTTCCGGCCGTCCCGGGCGTCGACGGCGCCAACACCGTTCCTGCTGTTCCTGCCGTTCCCGCCGTGGGTGGCAACACCATCCACACGCCGTCGGTTTCGGCCCGCTAA